In Streptomyces sp. NBC_00483, a single window of DNA contains:
- a CDS encoding stealth family protein, producing MGNPEASAVVGAYRTLVPSGLRRRIARRVPIRLRTGLKQLLRHATAVTLLARALRAARARRRWPHLFNAQERLAVLAGHSRHVALVRPTVSPLGLREANLELVSTLFDEEGVDYFAIRGESDYRSCLAVAEADRDRVARALSRSAATGPVYVTACRGDVEVGRRVLCGSRRARQLVGGAQVLRVGMVWSDPAASLVIGLAHGCDIEFWQQQDGRLVAPRPNRVTDDVAFDEPRVVVPVSRLTGFAALHTRRTRSVRTIAPCADALPEDVRFPIDVVYTWVDGDDPEWQHRRAVYGEGGYHSESANAARYISRDELRYSLRALEQNAPWVRHVYLVTDRQRPGWLNERHPRITVVDHSEIFHDSAALPTFNSHAIESRLHHIKGLSEHFLYFNDDMFLGRPVTPADFFLSNGMTRTFLSPSQVPQWERTLGDRPVDAAGKNNRRLLLDNFGSAIVQKIRHAPYALRRSVLQEIETEFAEAHWNTSMSRFRSADDISIPSSLYHYYAYFTGRAIPSEITFAYLDLARPEIQRRLGILLARRDRQAFCINDTLSDGRDVVRQTVMLNKFLQAYYPVPSPFERKEGEVR from the coding sequence ATGGGCAATCCCGAGGCGTCCGCGGTCGTCGGGGCGTACCGCACCCTTGTCCCGAGCGGGCTGCGGCGCCGGATCGCGCGCCGTGTACCGATCCGTCTGCGGACAGGACTCAAGCAGCTGTTGCGCCATGCGACGGCCGTGACCCTGCTGGCCCGCGCCCTGCGCGCCGCGCGGGCGCGCCGGCGCTGGCCGCATCTGTTCAACGCGCAGGAGCGGCTCGCCGTCCTGGCCGGACACAGCAGACACGTCGCACTGGTGCGCCCCACGGTGTCACCACTCGGACTGCGCGAGGCCAACCTCGAACTCGTCTCGACCTTGTTCGACGAGGAGGGCGTCGACTACTTCGCGATCCGGGGTGAGTCGGACTATCGCTCGTGCCTCGCCGTCGCCGAGGCGGACCGCGACCGGGTGGCTCGGGCGCTGAGCCGCAGCGCCGCCACCGGGCCTGTCTATGTGACCGCCTGCCGCGGCGACGTCGAGGTGGGCCGCCGGGTCCTGTGCGGATCCCGTCGTGCCCGCCAACTCGTGGGCGGAGCGCAAGTGTTGCGTGTCGGCATGGTGTGGAGCGATCCCGCCGCATCCTTGGTCATCGGCCTCGCCCACGGCTGCGACATCGAGTTCTGGCAACAGCAGGACGGCCGACTCGTCGCTCCAAGGCCCAACCGTGTCACCGACGACGTGGCCTTCGACGAACCCAGGGTTGTCGTGCCGGTCAGCAGGCTGACGGGCTTCGCGGCGCTGCACACCCGCCGCACCCGCTCGGTGCGCACCATCGCACCGTGCGCCGACGCACTGCCCGAGGACGTCCGCTTCCCCATCGACGTGGTCTACACCTGGGTCGACGGGGACGACCCCGAGTGGCAGCACCGCCGGGCCGTGTACGGCGAGGGCGGCTATCACTCGGAGTCCGCGAACGCCGCCCGCTATATCAGTCGGGACGAACTCCGCTACTCCCTGCGTGCGTTGGAGCAGAACGCCCCTTGGGTGCGCCACGTCTATCTGGTGACGGACCGTCAACGCCCGGGCTGGCTCAATGAACGCCACCCGCGGATCACCGTGGTCGACCACTCGGAGATCTTCCACGACTCGGCCGCCCTGCCGACGTTCAACTCCCATGCGATCGAGAGCAGGCTGCACCACATCAAGGGCCTGTCCGAGCACTTCCTCTACTTCAACGACGACATGTTCCTCGGGCGTCCGGTCACCCCGGCCGACTTCTTCCTGTCGAACGGCATGACCCGAACCTTCCTGTCGCCGTCCCAAGTCCCCCAGTGGGAGCGGACGCTGGGGGACAGGCCGGTCGACGCGGCCGGGAAGAACAACCGCAGACTGCTGCTGGACAACTTCGGCTCGGCCATCGTCCAGAAGATCCGGCACGCCCCCTATGCGCTGCGGCGCAGCGTGCTCCAGGAGATCGAGACGGAGTTCGCCGAGGCGCACTGGAACACGTCCATGAGCCGGTTCCGCAGCGCGGACGACATCTCCATCCCGTCGTCGCTGTACCACTACTACGCCTACTTCACCGGCCGAGCGATCCCCTCCGAGATCACCTTCGCCTATCTCGACCTGGCCAGGCCCGAGATACAGCGGCGGCTCGGCATCCTGCTGGCCCGCCGTGACCGGCAGGCCTTCTGCATCAACGACACCCTGTCCGACGGGCGCGACGTGGTTCGGCAGACCGTGATGCTCAACAAGTTCCTCCAGGCGTACTACCCCGTGCCGAGTCCGTTCGAGCGCAAGGAGGGCGAGGTCCGATGA
- a CDS encoding sugar phosphotransferase, whose protein sequence is MADQTSLSSAAHVYRRLVPQPVRSVATTTVPRRVRRKLQSSLAQTLRRREARLHRRALRRVRRVELGRSERRVAAPDSRIGHVHTGLTFDLARRLDLRLVAHALDAAEIPWFAVPALDDRRIALAVDQRDKGAVRRALRALLEEHTGYVVSVSPANSDTQSIPGSHVKAWKHFGKARVIRLVWLRTDPTENLWLGDDQGIEIEFWTHNTDLPQERLVGPRPNRVQRAVPADARGIEIALDRLSGYCDIEGDMEPTVTLEHFDVPRLEEVTFPVDAVLLWQHPTLWGEELLRAALRSVHQYAPWIDVVHVVAQAPVPGWLHSDDRLSIVPAGPGAEWQLHQLPDVAEHFLLLRPGALFGRPVRPFDYFGPHGVTRPRRGRWTAEESFAPWTRAAYTATGSVTAHGYAGGPQPHRCATLERLTQSVSATLPLFDGQTVPAIPGGHPLDSVLHHIGYTSAIADPSGEASTALHAALPGIDLRLERLLVRRDTQQIQFYGLGDQRALDQGGTEAVIRFLRRYYPVRSIFERGASRESGNQS, encoded by the coding sequence GTGGCAGATCAGACGTCGCTGAGCTCCGCGGCCCACGTATACCGGCGGCTCGTCCCGCAGCCCGTGCGCTCCGTCGCCACGACGACGGTCCCCAGACGGGTGCGGCGCAAGCTCCAGAGTTCGCTGGCGCAGACCCTCCGCCGCCGCGAAGCACGCCTCCACCGGCGTGCGCTGCGGCGCGTCCGCAGAGTCGAACTGGGCCGCTCCGAGCGCCGGGTCGCGGCACCGGACAGCCGTATCGGGCACGTGCACACCGGGCTCACCTTCGACCTGGCCCGCAGGCTCGACCTCCGCCTCGTCGCCCACGCGCTCGACGCGGCCGAGATCCCCTGGTTCGCGGTCCCGGCCCTCGACGACCGGCGTATCGCTCTCGCCGTGGACCAGCGGGACAAGGGAGCGGTGCGCCGCGCCCTGCGCGCCCTGCTGGAGGAGCACACCGGGTACGTGGTGTCGGTGTCGCCGGCCAACAGCGACACGCAGTCGATTCCCGGCAGCCATGTGAAGGCGTGGAAGCACTTCGGCAAGGCGCGCGTCATTCGCCTCGTCTGGCTGCGCACCGATCCGACCGAGAACCTCTGGCTCGGCGACGACCAGGGCATCGAGATCGAGTTCTGGACCCACAACACCGACCTGCCCCAGGAACGGCTCGTCGGCCCCCGCCCCAACCGGGTGCAGCGGGCCGTGCCCGCGGACGCGCGCGGCATCGAGATCGCCCTCGACCGGCTGAGCGGCTATTGCGACATCGAAGGCGACATGGAGCCGACGGTCACGCTGGAGCACTTCGACGTGCCTCGGCTCGAAGAGGTCACCTTCCCCGTCGATGCCGTCCTGCTCTGGCAGCACCCCACCCTCTGGGGCGAGGAACTGCTCAGGGCCGCCCTGCGTTCCGTGCACCAGTACGCACCGTGGATCGATGTCGTTCACGTGGTCGCCCAGGCGCCCGTGCCCGGCTGGCTGCACTCCGACGACAGGCTCAGCATCGTCCCCGCGGGCCCCGGCGCCGAGTGGCAGCTGCACCAACTCCCCGATGTCGCAGAGCACTTCTTGCTGCTGCGTCCCGGTGCCCTGTTCGGCCGGCCGGTGCGCCCCTTCGACTACTTCGGCCCGCATGGCGTCACCCGCCCGCGCCGAGGGCGGTGGACGGCCGAGGAGTCGTTCGCCCCCTGGACCCGGGCCGCCTACACGGCAACCGGGAGTGTCACCGCCCACGGCTACGCGGGCGGCCCACAACCCCATCGCTGCGCCACCCTCGAACGCCTCACGCAGTCGGTCTCCGCGACCCTGCCGCTGTTCGACGGGCAGACGGTGCCCGCGATCCCCGGTGGCCACCCGCTGGACAGCGTGCTCCATCACATCGGGTACACGTCCGCAATCGCCGACCCGTCCGGTGAGGCGTCCACGGCGCTGCACGCGGCCCTGCCCGGCATCGACCTCCGCCTGGAGCGACTGCTCGTGCGGCGGGACACCCAGCAGATCCAGTTCTACGGGCTCGGCGACCAACGGGCCCTGGACCAGGGCGGAACCGAGGCCGTCATCCGCTTTCTGCGCCGCTACTACCCCGTCCGCAGCATCTTCGAGCGCGGGGCTTCGAGGGAGTCGGGCAACCAGTCGTGA
- a CDS encoding stealth family protein, which translates to MTTVSESAVHHVAPRISVGPAQHTPAVPTGSAASGEHSDVYVEPGVTPLSAREANRRALTSLLDAAGVGHFAVRGTSDHGTVVAVAEHDREKALGAVFRGLGQYPGHLSVVDPDALRPAKPVSSRDPKAWRDVSGARVLNVSWYRTDQGRHLLLGHEYGCAIEFWQQRGTYLVAPRANRATWAVAADGANVLGAARLFSRFVSDWTDPNLAPPLPTRPEFLVNCADDIAFPIDAVYTWVDGNDPAWQRRKATAKGEAYHAESASDARFISRDELRYSVRSLHLFAPWIRNIYIVTDDQVPDWLREDLPGLRTADHREIFRNPADLPTFNSHSIESQLHHIEGIAEHFLYFNDDMFMGRPVAPHAFFTPTGVARYFPSRNRIPQGPVAPTDTPVDAACKNNRALLRERFGRVITQPMEHIPYALLKSAMDEAERDFPEAWARTSASRFRAITDLSPTSSFALYYAALTGRAQPGSMPFAYLQLAVPDLADRLQRLLDGRNQDSFCLNDAFSTPEDIEAQQELLDGFLTSYFPTPSPYER; encoded by the coding sequence GTGACAACCGTTTCGGAATCCGCCGTCCACCATGTTGCGCCTCGCATCTCGGTCGGACCGGCGCAGCACACGCCTGCCGTTCCCACGGGAAGCGCGGCCTCCGGGGAGCACTCCGACGTCTACGTCGAGCCCGGTGTCACTCCGTTGAGCGCCCGCGAGGCGAACCGCAGGGCGCTCACCTCGCTGCTCGACGCCGCGGGCGTGGGCCACTTCGCGGTGCGCGGCACCTCCGACCACGGCACCGTCGTGGCTGTTGCCGAGCACGACCGGGAGAAGGCGCTCGGCGCGGTCTTCCGGGGTCTCGGCCAGTACCCCGGCCACCTGAGCGTGGTGGATCCCGACGCCCTTCGCCCGGCCAAGCCCGTCTCCTCGCGGGACCCGAAGGCGTGGCGCGACGTCTCCGGTGCCCGCGTGCTGAACGTGAGTTGGTACCGCACCGACCAGGGCCGGCATCTGCTGCTCGGTCACGAGTACGGCTGCGCCATCGAGTTCTGGCAGCAGCGCGGCACGTACCTCGTCGCGCCCCGCGCCAACCGGGCCACCTGGGCCGTGGCGGCGGACGGCGCGAACGTGCTGGGCGCCGCCCGTCTGTTCAGCCGCTTCGTCTCCGACTGGACCGACCCGAACCTCGCGCCGCCGCTGCCCACCCGGCCCGAGTTCCTGGTGAACTGCGCCGACGACATCGCCTTCCCCATCGACGCCGTTTACACGTGGGTCGACGGCAACGACCCCGCCTGGCAACGCCGCAAGGCGACCGCGAAGGGCGAGGCGTACCACGCGGAGTCGGCCAGCGACGCGCGCTTCATCAGCCGTGACGAGCTGCGCTACTCGGTGCGCTCCCTGCACCTGTTCGCGCCCTGGATACGCAACATCTACATCGTCACCGACGACCAGGTGCCGGACTGGCTGCGCGAGGATCTGCCCGGCCTGCGGACAGCCGACCACCGGGAGATCTTCCGCAACCCGGCGGACCTGCCGACGTTCAACTCGCACTCCATCGAGAGCCAGTTGCACCACATCGAGGGGATCGCCGAGCACTTCCTCTACTTCAACGACGACATGTTCATGGGCCGGCCCGTCGCCCCGCACGCGTTCTTCACGCCGACCGGCGTCGCGCGGTACTTCCCCTCGCGCAACCGCATCCCCCAGGGCCCGGTCGCTCCGACCGACACCCCCGTCGACGCCGCCTGCAAGAACAACCGCGCCCTGCTGCGCGAGCGCTTCGGCCGGGTCATCACGCAGCCCATGGAGCACATCCCGTACGCCCTGCTCAAGTCGGCCATGGACGAGGCCGAGCGGGACTTTCCCGAAGCCTGGGCCCGCACCTCGGCCAGCCGGTTCCGTGCGATCACGGACCTCTCGCCCACCTCGTCGTTCGCGCTCTACTACGCGGCCCTCACCGGCCGCGCCCAGCCGGGCTCGATGCCCTTCGCCTATCTCCAACTGGCCGTGCCCGACCTGGCGGACCGCTTGCAGCGGCTCCTGGACGGCAGGAACCAGGACTCGTTCTGCCTCAACGACGCCTTCTCGACCCCCGAGGACATCGAGGCCCAGCAGGAACTCCTCGACGGATTCCTCACCTCCTACTTCCCCACGCCCAGCCCCTACGAGCGATGA
- a CDS encoding LCP family protein, which yields MTHALTEPQQTRRSRRAPGRRRGKPRRRRVWRWILLALVVVLLAAGGTGYWLYSNLDGNLKGVDLDKAIGTNRPEKLPTSGQNILVLGSDSRSGANASLGTGKVSGARSDTALVMHIPEGRQQAVAISIPRDTLVTRPECTATSGSALPSAKRVMFNSVYSAAGPACVVKTVEQMSGVRMDHFVEIDFAGFKGLVDAIGGVPVTVDKAIHDKSSGLDLEAGTHTLDGTRSLAFVRTRHGIGDGSDLGRIGLQQKFMIALLSEIKKQDLLGSPTKAYKIADNLTESMTTDSGLSSLTKLADFARSMNGVDPGSMETVMLPVAYDQQDRNRVVAAEPQASTLWKALRTDKEIPESAKKSPATGGTSG from the coding sequence ATGACGCACGCCCTGACGGAGCCGCAGCAGACCCGTAGATCCAGGCGCGCACCCGGGCGCCGCAGGGGCAAGCCGCGACGACGACGCGTGTGGCGCTGGATCCTGCTGGCCCTGGTCGTCGTACTCCTGGCCGCGGGCGGCACGGGGTACTGGCTCTACAGCAACCTCGACGGCAACCTGAAGGGCGTGGACCTCGACAAGGCCATCGGGACCAACAGGCCCGAGAAGCTGCCCACTTCGGGGCAGAACATCCTCGTGCTCGGCTCCGACTCGCGCTCCGGCGCCAACGCCTCGCTCGGCACCGGCAAGGTTTCCGGCGCCCGCTCCGACACCGCCCTCGTGATGCACATACCCGAGGGCCGGCAACAGGCCGTCGCCATCAGCATCCCGCGCGACACCCTCGTCACCCGTCCCGAGTGCACGGCAACCAGTGGCTCCGCCCTGCCGTCCGCGAAGCGTGTGATGTTCAACTCCGTCTATTCCGCGGCCGGTCCGGCCTGTGTGGTCAAGACGGTGGAGCAGATGTCCGGCGTGCGCATGGACCACTTCGTGGAGATCGACTTCGCCGGCTTCAAGGGGCTCGTGGACGCGATCGGCGGCGTTCCGGTCACTGTCGACAAGGCCATCCACGACAAGTCCAGCGGCCTCGACCTGGAAGCCGGCACACACACGTTGGACGGAACCCGGTCGCTGGCGTTCGTCCGCACCCGGCACGGCATCGGCGACGGCAGCGACCTCGGCCGCATCGGACTGCAGCAGAAGTTCATGATCGCCCTGCTGTCCGAGATCAAGAAGCAGGACCTGTTGGGCAGTCCCACCAAGGCGTACAAGATCGCGGACAATCTGACCGAGTCGATGACGACGGACTCCGGCCTCTCCTCGCTGACCAAGCTGGCCGACTTCGCGCGCAGCATGAACGGCGTGGATCCCGGCTCCATGGAGACGGTCATGCTTCCGGTGGCCTACGACCAACAGGACCGCAATCGCGTCGTGGCCGCGGAGCCGCAGGCGAGCACGCTGTGGAAGGCGCTGCGCACGGACAAGGAGATCCCCGAGTCGGCGAAGAAGTCCCCGGCCACCGGCGGAACCTCCGGCTGA